From Pan troglodytes isolate AG18354 chromosome 9, NHGRI_mPanTro3-v2.0_pri, whole genome shotgun sequence, the proteins below share one genomic window:
- the PKP3 gene encoding plakophilin-3 isoform X2 → MEPWTPRPSAVASGMSWEAGGIRTTSRPEAGVCSLALPSDLQLDRRGAEGPEAERLRAARVQEQVRARLLQLGQQPRHNGAAEPEPEAETARGTSRGQYHTLQAGFSSRSQGLSGDKTSGFRPIAKPAYSPASWSSRSAVDLSCSRRLSSAHNGGSAFGAAGYGGAQPTPPMPTRPVSFHERGGVGSRADYDTLSLRSLRLGPGGLDDRYSLVSEQLEPAATSTYRAFAYERQASSSSSRAGGLDWPEATEVSPSRTIRAPAMRTLQRFQSSHRSRGVGGAAPGAVLEPVARAPSVRSLSLSLADSGHLPDVRGFNSYGSHRTLQRLSSGFDDIDLPSAVKYLMASDPNLQVLGAAYIQHKCYSDAAAKKQARSLQAVPRLVKLFNHANQEVQRHATGAMRNLIYDNADNKLALVEENGIFELLRTLREQDDELRKNVTGILWNLSSSDHLKDRLARDTLEQLTDLVLSPLSGAGGPPLIQQNASEAEIFYNATGFLRNLSSASQATRQKMRECHGLVDALVTYINHALDVGKCEDKSVENAVCVLRNLSYRLYDEMPPSALQRLEGRGRRDLAGAPPGEVVGCFTPQSRRLRELPLAADALTFAEVSKDPKGLEWLWSPQIVGLYNRLLQRCELNRHTTEAAAGALQNITAGDRRWAGVLSRLALEQERILNPLLDRVRTADHHQLRSLTGLIRNLSRNARNKDEMSTKVVSHLIEKLPGSVGEKSPPAEVLVNIIAVLNNLVVASPIAARDLLYFDGLRKLIFIKKKRDSPDSEKSSRAASSLLANLWQYNKLHRDFRAKGYRKEDFLGP, encoded by the exons ATGGAGCCCTGGACACCTCGGCCGTCAGCAGTGGCCTCTGGGATGAGCTGGGAGGCTGGCGGGATCCGGACCACAAGCCGG CCTGAGGCCGGCGTGTGCTCCCTGGCGCTGCCCTCTGACCTGCAGCTGGACCGCCGGGGCGCCGAGGGGCCAGAGGCCGAGCGGCTGCGGGCAGCCCGTGTCCAGGAGCAGGTCCGCGCCCGCCTCTTGCAGCTGGGACAGCAGCCGCGGCACAACGGGGCCGCTGAGCCCGAGCCTGAGGCCGAGACTGCCAGAG GCACATCCAGGGGGCAGTACCACACCCTGCAGGCTGGCTTCAGCTCTCGCTCTCAGGGCCTGAGTGGGGACAAGACCTCG GGCTTCCGGCCCATCGCCAAGCCGGCCTACAGCCCAGCCTCCTGGTCCTCCCGCTCCGCCGTAGATCTGAGCTGCAGTCGGAGGCTGAGTTCCGCCCACAACGGGGGCAGCGCCTTTGGGGCCGCTGGGTACGGGGGTGCCCAGCCCACCCCTCCCATGCCCACCAGGCCCGTGTCCTTCCATGAGCGTGGTGGGGTTGGGAGCCGGGCCGACTATGACACACTCTCCCTGCGCTCGCTGCGGCTGGGGCCCGGGGGCCTGGACGACCGCTACAGCCTGGTGTCTGAGCAGCTGGAGCCCGCGGCCACCTCCACCTACAGGGCCTTTGCGTACGAGCGCCAggccagctccagctccagccggGCAGGGGGGCTGGACTGGCCCGAGGCCACTGAGGTTTCCCCGAGCCGGACCATCCGTGCCCCTGCCATGCGGACCCTGCAGCGATTCCAGAGCAGCCACCGGAGCCGCGGGGTAGGCGGGGCAGCACCAGGGGCCGTCCTGGAGCCTGTGGCTCGAGCGCCATCTGTgcgcagcctcagcctcagcctggctGACTCGGGCCACCTGCCGGACGTGCGTGGGTTCAACAGCTACGGTAGCCACCGAACCCTGCAGAGACTCAGCAGCGG TTTTGATGACATTGACCTGCCCTCAGCAGTCAAGTACCTCATGGCTTCAGACCCCAACCTGCAGGTGCTGGGAGCGGCCTACATCCAGCACAAGTGCTACAGCGATGCAGCCGCCAAGAAGCAG GCCCGCAGCCTTCAGGCCGTGCCTAGGCTGGTGAAGCTCTTCAACCACGCCAACCAGGAAGTGCAGCGCCATGCCACAGGTGCCATGCGCAACCTCATCTACGACAACGCTGACAACAAGCTGGCCCTGGTGGAGGAGAACGGGATCTTCGAGCTGCTGCGGACACTGCGGGAGCAGGATGATGAGCTTCGCAAAAATGTCACAG GGATCCTGTGGAACCTTTCATCCAGCGACCACCTGAAGGACCGCCTGGCCAGAGACACGCTGGAGCAGCTCACAGACCTGGTGTTGAGCCCCCTGTCGGGGGCTGGGGGTCCCCCCCTCATCCAGCAGAACGCCTCGGAGGCGGAGATCTTCTACAATGCCACCGGCTTCCTCAG GAACCTCAGCTCAGCCTCTCAGGCCACTCGCCAGAAGATGCGGGAGTGCCACGGGCTGGTGGACGCCCTGGTCACCTATATCAACCACGCCCTGGACGTGGGCAAATGCGAGGACAAG AGCGTGGAGAACGCGGTGTGCGTGCTGCGGAACCTGTCCTACCGCCTCTACGACGAGATGCCGCCGTCCGCGCTGCAGCGGCTGGAGGGTCGCGGCCGCAGGGACCTGGCGGGGGCGCCGCCGGGAGAGGTCGTGGGCTGCTTCACGCCGCAGAGCCGGCGGCTGCGCGAG CTGCCCCTCGCCGCCGATGCGCTCACCTTCGCGGAGGTGTCCAAGGACCCCAAGGGCCTCGAGTGGCTGTGGAGCCCGCAGATCGTGGGGCTGTACAACCGGCTGCTGCAGCGCTGCGAGCTCAACCGGCACACGACGGAGGCGGCCGCCGGGGCGCTGCAGAACATCACGGCAGGCGACCGCAGG tgGGCGGGGGTGCTGAGCCGCCTGGCCCTGGAGCAGGAGCGTATTCTGAACCCCCTGCTAGACCGCGTCAGGACCGCCGACCACCACCAGCTGCGCTCACTGACCGGCCTCATCCGAAACCTGTCTCGGAACGCTAGGAACAAGGACGAGATGT CCACGAAGGTAGTGAGCCACCTGATCGAGAAGCTGCCGGGCAGCGTGGGTGAGAAGTCGCCCCCAGCCGAGGTGCTGGTCAACATCATAGCTGTGCTCAACAACCTGGTGGTGGCCAGCCCCATCGCTGCCCGAGACCTGCTGTATTTTGATGGGCTCCGAAAGCTCATCTTCATCAAGAAGAAGCGGGACAG CCCCGACAGTGAGAAGTCCTCCCGGGCAGCGTCCAGCCTCCTGGCCAACCTGTGGCAGTACAACAAGCTCCACCGTGACTTCCGGGCG AAGGGCTATCGGAAGGAGGACTTCCTGGGCCCATAG
- the PKP3 gene encoding plakophilin-3 isoform X1, whose protein sequence is MQDGNFLLSALQPEAGVCSLALPSDLQLDRRGAEGPEAERLRAARVQEQVRARLLQLGQQPRHNGAAEPEPEAETARGTSRGQYHTLQAGFSSRSQGLSGDKTSGFRPIAKPAYSPASWSSRSAVDLSCSRRLSSAHNGGSAFGAAGYGGAQPTPPMPTRPVSFHERGGVGSRADYDTLSLRSLRLGPGGLDDRYSLVSEQLEPAATSTYRAFAYERQASSSSSRAGGLDWPEATEVSPSRTIRAPAMRTLQRFQSSHRSRGVGGAAPGAVLEPVARAPSVRSLSLSLADSGHLPDVRGFNSYGSHRTLQRLSSGFDDIDLPSAVKYLMASDPNLQVLGAAYIQHKCYSDAAAKKQARSLQAVPRLVKLFNHANQEVQRHATGAMRNLIYDNADNKLALVEENGIFELLRTLREQDDELRKNVTGILWNLSSSDHLKDRLARDTLEQLTDLVLSPLSGAGGPPLIQQNASEAEIFYNATGFLRNLSSASQATRQKMRECHGLVDALVTYINHALDVGKCEDKSVENAVCVLRNLSYRLYDEMPPSALQRLEGRGRRDLAGAPPGEVVGCFTPQSRRLRELPLAADALTFAEVSKDPKGLEWLWSPQIVGLYNRLLQRCELNRHTTEAAAGALQNITAGDRRWAGVLSRLALEQERILNPLLDRVRTADHHQLRSLTGLIRNLSRNARNKDEMSTKVVSHLIEKLPGSVGEKSPPAEVLVNIIAVLNNLVVASPIAARDLLYFDGLRKLIFIKKKRDSPDSEKSSRAASSLLANLWQYNKLHRDFRAKGYRKEDFLGP, encoded by the exons ATGCAGGACGGTAACTTCCTGCTGTCGGCCCTGCAGCCTGAGGCCGGCGTGTGCTCCCTGGCGCTGCCCTCTGACCTGCAGCTGGACCGCCGGGGCGCCGAGGGGCCAGAGGCCGAGCGGCTGCGGGCAGCCCGTGTCCAGGAGCAGGTCCGCGCCCGCCTCTTGCAGCTGGGACAGCAGCCGCGGCACAACGGGGCCGCTGAGCCCGAGCCTGAGGCCGAGACTGCCAGAG GCACATCCAGGGGGCAGTACCACACCCTGCAGGCTGGCTTCAGCTCTCGCTCTCAGGGCCTGAGTGGGGACAAGACCTCG GGCTTCCGGCCCATCGCCAAGCCGGCCTACAGCCCAGCCTCCTGGTCCTCCCGCTCCGCCGTAGATCTGAGCTGCAGTCGGAGGCTGAGTTCCGCCCACAACGGGGGCAGCGCCTTTGGGGCCGCTGGGTACGGGGGTGCCCAGCCCACCCCTCCCATGCCCACCAGGCCCGTGTCCTTCCATGAGCGTGGTGGGGTTGGGAGCCGGGCCGACTATGACACACTCTCCCTGCGCTCGCTGCGGCTGGGGCCCGGGGGCCTGGACGACCGCTACAGCCTGGTGTCTGAGCAGCTGGAGCCCGCGGCCACCTCCACCTACAGGGCCTTTGCGTACGAGCGCCAggccagctccagctccagccggGCAGGGGGGCTGGACTGGCCCGAGGCCACTGAGGTTTCCCCGAGCCGGACCATCCGTGCCCCTGCCATGCGGACCCTGCAGCGATTCCAGAGCAGCCACCGGAGCCGCGGGGTAGGCGGGGCAGCACCAGGGGCCGTCCTGGAGCCTGTGGCTCGAGCGCCATCTGTgcgcagcctcagcctcagcctggctGACTCGGGCCACCTGCCGGACGTGCGTGGGTTCAACAGCTACGGTAGCCACCGAACCCTGCAGAGACTCAGCAGCGG TTTTGATGACATTGACCTGCCCTCAGCAGTCAAGTACCTCATGGCTTCAGACCCCAACCTGCAGGTGCTGGGAGCGGCCTACATCCAGCACAAGTGCTACAGCGATGCAGCCGCCAAGAAGCAG GCCCGCAGCCTTCAGGCCGTGCCTAGGCTGGTGAAGCTCTTCAACCACGCCAACCAGGAAGTGCAGCGCCATGCCACAGGTGCCATGCGCAACCTCATCTACGACAACGCTGACAACAAGCTGGCCCTGGTGGAGGAGAACGGGATCTTCGAGCTGCTGCGGACACTGCGGGAGCAGGATGATGAGCTTCGCAAAAATGTCACAG GGATCCTGTGGAACCTTTCATCCAGCGACCACCTGAAGGACCGCCTGGCCAGAGACACGCTGGAGCAGCTCACAGACCTGGTGTTGAGCCCCCTGTCGGGGGCTGGGGGTCCCCCCCTCATCCAGCAGAACGCCTCGGAGGCGGAGATCTTCTACAATGCCACCGGCTTCCTCAG GAACCTCAGCTCAGCCTCTCAGGCCACTCGCCAGAAGATGCGGGAGTGCCACGGGCTGGTGGACGCCCTGGTCACCTATATCAACCACGCCCTGGACGTGGGCAAATGCGAGGACAAG AGCGTGGAGAACGCGGTGTGCGTGCTGCGGAACCTGTCCTACCGCCTCTACGACGAGATGCCGCCGTCCGCGCTGCAGCGGCTGGAGGGTCGCGGCCGCAGGGACCTGGCGGGGGCGCCGCCGGGAGAGGTCGTGGGCTGCTTCACGCCGCAGAGCCGGCGGCTGCGCGAG CTGCCCCTCGCCGCCGATGCGCTCACCTTCGCGGAGGTGTCCAAGGACCCCAAGGGCCTCGAGTGGCTGTGGAGCCCGCAGATCGTGGGGCTGTACAACCGGCTGCTGCAGCGCTGCGAGCTCAACCGGCACACGACGGAGGCGGCCGCCGGGGCGCTGCAGAACATCACGGCAGGCGACCGCAGG tgGGCGGGGGTGCTGAGCCGCCTGGCCCTGGAGCAGGAGCGTATTCTGAACCCCCTGCTAGACCGCGTCAGGACCGCCGACCACCACCAGCTGCGCTCACTGACCGGCCTCATCCGAAACCTGTCTCGGAACGCTAGGAACAAGGACGAGATGT CCACGAAGGTAGTGAGCCACCTGATCGAGAAGCTGCCGGGCAGCGTGGGTGAGAAGTCGCCCCCAGCCGAGGTGCTGGTCAACATCATAGCTGTGCTCAACAACCTGGTGGTGGCCAGCCCCATCGCTGCCCGAGACCTGCTGTATTTTGATGGGCTCCGAAAGCTCATCTTCATCAAGAAGAAGCGGGACAG CCCCGACAGTGAGAAGTCCTCCCGGGCAGCGTCCAGCCTCCTGGCCAACCTGTGGCAGTACAACAAGCTCCACCGTGACTTCCGGGCG AAGGGCTATCGGAAGGAGGACTTCCTGGGCCCATAG